One genomic region from Nymphaea colorata isolate Beijing-Zhang1983 chromosome 10, ASM883128v2, whole genome shotgun sequence encodes:
- the LOC116262237 gene encoding LOW QUALITY PROTEIN: translocase of chloroplast 159, chloroplastic-like (The sequence of the model RefSeq protein was modified relative to this genomic sequence to represent the inferred CDS: inserted 2 bases in 2 codons), producing the protein YGDDDKVLFDSATLTALLKAASNVNARSTSQNPAGLGSSVPALGLSAPRRISSAGNFASSATRESETENMDDEEKKLHDKINMIRMNFLRLVYRLGQSLDESAVAQVLYRLALAEGTRXRLFSLDTAFQTAKKLEEDGKEEIDFSCTILVIGRTGVGKSATINSIFGEDKVPTDAFRPATSMVRVTTGIVDGVKLRVIDTPGLRPSVMEQRTNRKFLSSVKKFMKKFPPDIIFYVDRMDTCSRDTNNLPLLESITSNLGTSIWFNVTVALTHASSAAPEGPSGSPLPYETLVSHRSQAIQNSTRQAAGDMRLMNQVVLVENHPSCRRNQRGHQVLPNGQSWQPRLLLLCYSSKILTEVNSLLRPQDPAITKLLFGGHRYRSVPVPFLLSSLLQSRSHPSLASADHEEPYFEMEEELPEADTDEEEYDQLPPFKPLGKSQIAKLSKEQRKAYFQEYDYRVKLFQKKQLKEELSQRREDEKLSGSCPRSRSDESDPENGDPXSIQVPFPDMLLPSTFDGDKLLMLTKLYICIKEQA; encoded by the exons tatGGTGATGATGATAAAGTGTTGTTTGATTCAGCTACCCTGACGGCTCTGTTGAAGGCCGCGAGCAATGTTAATGCCAGATCCACCTCTCAAAACCCTGCCGGTTTGGGATCATCAGTTCCGGCATTAGGTCTGTCTGCACCTCGCAGAATTAGTAGTGCGGGTAATTTTGCTTCTTCAGCCACGAGAGAATCAGAAACAGAGAACATGGATGATGAAGAGAAGAAGCTTCATGACAAGATAAACATGATCAGGATGAATTTTTTGCGCCTTGTCTACAGATTAGGACAGTCACTCGACGAGTCGGCTGTTGCTCAGGTTCTTTACAGGTTAGCTCTTGCTGAAGGAACGA AAAGACTCTTCAGCCTAGACACCGCTTTCCAAACTGCAAAAAAGCTAGAAGAAGATGGCAAAGAGGAGATCGATTTCTCCTGCACTATTTTGGTCATTGGAAGGACTGGAGTTGGCAAGAGTGCAACCATCAATTCTATATTTGGTGAAGACAAAGTTCCAACCGATGCCTTTCGGCCAGCTACAAGTATGGTGCGAGTGACCACTGGCATTGTGGATGGTGTGAAACTTCGAGTGATTGATACTCCAGGATTAAGACCTTCAGTTATGGAACAGCGTACCAACAGGAAATTTCTTTCGTCGGTGAAGAAATTCATGAAGAAATTCCCACCAGATATTATCTTTTATGTCGATCGGATGGACACCTGTTCACGTGACACCAATAATCTTCCATTGTTAGAGTCGATCACCTCTAACCTTGGGACATCCATATGGTTCAATGTCACCGTGGCTCTCACTCATGCATCTTCTGCAGCACCAGAAGGTCCCAGCGGCTCTCCACTTCCTTATGAAACATTGGTTTCACATAGGTCGCAAGCCATTCAGAATTCCACCCGGCAGGCAGCTGGAGATATGCGTCTCATGAATCAGGTGGTGCTTGTTGAGAACCACCCATCATGCAGACGGAATCAACGCGGCCACCAGGTGCTGCCCAATGGGCAGAGTTGGCAGCCGCGGTTGCTCctgttatgctactcttctaaGATATTAACAGAAGTAAATTCTCTACTGAGACCGCAAGATCCTGCCATCACAAAACTCTTGTTCGGTGGTCATCGTTATCGTTCAGTACCGGTTCCATTTCTGCTGTCCTCATTGTTGCAGTCAAGATCCCATCCTAGTCTTGCCTCTGCAGATCATGAGGAACCGTACTTTGAGATGGAGGAAGAGTTGCCTGAAGCTGATACTGACGAAGAAGAATATGATCAGCTTCCACCATTCAAACCTTTGGGAAAATCTCAGATAGCTAAGCTGAGCAAGGAACAGAGGAAGGCCTATTTCCAGGAGTATGACTATCGAGTGAAACTGTTCCAGAAGAAGCAATTGAAGGAGGAATTGAGCCAGAGGAGAGAAGACGAGAAGCTCTCTGGTTCGTGCCCAAGAAGTAGATCAGATGAATCTGATCCCGAGAATGGGGACC CCTCTATTCAAGTCCCATTTCCCGACATGCTATTGCCATCTACATTTGATGGGGATAAGCTACTTATGCtaacaaaattatatatttgcat AAAGGAACAAGCATAA
- the LOC116262235 gene encoding G-box-binding factor 3-like has product MYAHHPSMALGAHPHGHVVSTPATNEAMGASTETPSKSSNSKDQGLVKKLKGFGGLAVSIGNGNVDASGGQTHGQSQRYS; this is encoded by the exons ATGTATGCTCATCATCCTTCAATGGCTCTG GGTGCACATCCACATGGCCATGTTGTTTCAACACCTGCAACAAATGAAGCTATG GGTGCTAGCACAGAAACACCTAGTAAATCATCCAACAGTAAGGATCAAGGCTTGGTGAAAAAACTGAAAGGGTTTGGAGGACTTGCTGTTTCAATTGGCAACGGAAATGTTGATGCATCAGGTGGCCAGACACACGGACAATCACAGAG GTATTCATAA